A genomic region of Lodderomyces elongisporus chromosome 5, complete sequence contains the following coding sequences:
- the PHO89 gene encoding Na+/Pi symporter: MALHQFDYIFAIAMIFAFLDAWNIGANDVANSFSSSVSSRSLKYWQAMILAAIMEFLGAVLVGSRVSDTIRNKIVDVSVFSDEPAVLMLTMATALVGSSTWLTIATSIGMPVSTTHSIVGAVIGAAIAAKGGQNIHWGWSGVSQIIASWFIAPCIAGAFASIVFLISKFAVLEIKNPRTSLRNAMMLVPILVYAAFSILTMLIVWKGSPKLNLSDLSTGAIVGAIFGTGAVACAVYLLFAYPYYYRKLVNEDWTLKWYDIFRGPLLWFKSTDNIPPMPQGHQLTLDYYEGRRYDEAGNLVGSTNASVKCDSVDGKLSDEIESHDGVDYDAEKANSITVNQLSKEPSAIESKKGSANPTTAAAGTSTTRKYPNKYPEYWKLAKASPKNWPLVCFLVFFHGVRQDIISNQANNKDMLAGDLHKMHTSSKYYDNKIEYMYSLLQAITACTMSFAHGANDIANATGPLATVYLVWTTNTTASKAEVPVWVLCYAAAALVIGLWTFGYRIMANLGNKLILQSPARGFAIELGAAVTTVMATQLKIPISTTQSAVGATVFVGLCNKEWKSVNWRMVIWCYLGWIFTLPCAGLIAGILNGIILYAPSKGMEYTMS, translated from the coding sequence atggCTTTACATCAATTCGATTACATCTTTGCTATTGCAATGATTTTTGCATTCTTGGATGCTTGGAACATTGGTGCAAACGATGTCGCCAACTCCTTCTCATCCTCGGTCTCGTCTAGATCGTTAAAGTACTGGCAAGCCATGATTCTCGCAGCCATCATGGAATTCCTTGGTGCCGTTTTGGTGGGATCGAGAGTATCCGATACCattagaaacaaaattgtcGACGTTAGCGTCTTTAGTGACGAACCAGCCGTGTTGATGTTGACCATGGCCACCGCCTTGGTTGGCTCTTCAACTTGGCTCACCATTGCCACATCCATTGGTATGCCAGTTTCTACAACCCACTCGATTGTCGGTGCCGTTATTGGTGCAGCAATTGCCGCTAAAGGTGGCCAAAACATCCACTGGGGATGGAGTGGTGTCTCACAAATTATTGCATCTTGGTTCATTGCCCCTTGTATTGCTGGTGCTTTTGCATCAATTGTGTTTTTAATCTCCAAATTTGCAGTTttggaaattaaaaatcCAAGAACATCGCTAAGAAACGCAATGATGTTGGTTCCAATCTTGGTTTACGCTGCCTTTTCCATCTTGACCATGTTGATTGTTTGGAAAGGATCACCCAAATTGAACTTGTCCGACTTGTCCACCGGCGCCATTGTTGGTGCCATCTTTGGAACTGGTGCTGTTGCTTGTGCAGTCTACTTGTTGTTTGCATACCCATACTATTACAGAAAGTTGGTCAACGAAGATTGGACTTTGAAATGGTACGACATCTTTAGAGGACCACTCTTGTGGTTTAAATCCACCGACAATATCCCACCAATGCCCCAAGGACACCAATTGACATTGGATTACTATGAAGGAAGAAGATACGACGAGGCAGGAAACTTGGTTGGCTCAACAAATGCAAGTGTCAAATGCGACTCGGTTGACGGAAAATTATCcgatgaaattgaaagcCACGATGGTGTTGATTACGACGCTGAAAAGGCAAACTCCATCACTGTTAACCAACTCTCGAAGGAACCTTCAGCTATTGAATCTAAAAAGGGTTCAGCAAACCctactactgctgctgctggtaCTTCAACAACACGCAAGTATCCAAACAAGTATCCCGAATATTGGAAACTCGCTAAAGCCTCACCAAAGAACTGGCCATTGGTTTGCTTCCTCGTTTTCTTCCACGGTGTTAGACAAGATATCATTTCAAACCAGGCCAACAACAAGGATATGCTTGCCGGTGACTTGCACAAGATGCACACCTCGTCCAAATACTATGACAATAAAATCGAATACATGTACTCCTTGCTTCAAGCAATCACTGCTTGTACCATGTCCTTTGCTCACGGTGCTAATGACATTGCCAATGCCACAGGTCCATTAGCAACTGTTTACCTTGTCTGGACCACAAACACCACAGCATCAAAAGCTGAAGTTCCAGTTTGGGTTCTTTGTTACGCAGCAGCAGCTTTGGTGATTGGTTTGTGGACTTTTGGCTACAGAATCATGGCAAACTTGGGTAACAAGTTGATTTTGCAATCGCCCGCTAGAGGCTTTGCTATTGAATTGGGTGCTGCCGTTACTACCGTGATGGCTACCCAATTGAAGATTCCCATCTCAACTACACAATCCGCCGTTGGTGCTACCGTGTTTGTGGGTTTGTGTAACAAGGAATGGAAATCAGTCAATTGGAGAATGGTtatctggtgttacttggGCTGGATTTTCACCTTGCCATGTGCTGGTTTGATTGCCGGTATCCTCAACGGTATCATTTTGTATGCACCATCTAAAGGAATGGAATATACTATGAGTTAG
- the TDA11 gene encoding Topoisomerase I Damage Affected, whose translation MSQFADTTAMETTERKTRDQQRTPSPPKIDYSSKSKDRYSLPKPLHVSRSRTGSVSNSATNNNNGISNSHKPLKLTTTASIAPNAPNAHTALTAPSESTTTPNSNKTQSQPKTKGLNIFAVSPITPSSITKNSALQSDSTDLLKRNGSQSRHQRRRSSIISESSPLPSLIETSDDLSFDEKVSFFGPSSRKSPELKYDVPLPSNEKLREMSIDEQLRLLALKEMCLVEIKDQIQNLNSKLSSHENELHDLRQVIQRSLYQELSGATSNNNGQNDSMNDNDNNNNNNNMDNNNNSNKHNKNNGGNLDRNNNSTTSILSSRQRTNSNPRDQALESLRGRRRASLIGPNKEDEIKKTGEEDSKSKIWSGLTKSLNVLNQLDSFVSNEFEQSLKTNKDGQIAHSEQQQQQQKNHHSSHKPRKSEDSITSVGTVSSPLQSRSARSLSEYRASQDRKSDDMIHTVSSSIWSFVNEVKTNVLASLSEETDYGKPPQSPQSPQPSQPRPSQQRQSQQNNTIHTLDNGSVVSLDNDRNVVKQVSPNCFDDSELLIDLEDDYEAAAGEKLDLSIYKKME comes from the coding sequence ATGAGCCAATTTGCCGACACAACAGCTATGGAGACGACGGAACGGAAAACTAGAGACCAACAGAGAACTCCATCACCTCCCAAAATTGACTACCTGAGTAAAAGCAAAGATAGGTACCTGTTGCCAAAACCATTACATGTAAGTCGACTGCGCACTGGACTGGTTTCAAACTCAGCtaccaataacaataatggCATTTCCAATAGTCACAAACCATTAAAATTGACGACGACTGCACTGATTGCACCTAATGCACCTAATGCACACACTGCATTGACTGCACCATCAGAGTCTACGACAACACCAAATAGTAATAAAACTCAACTGCagccaaaaacaaaagggtTGAATATATTCGCAGTGTCTCCAATTACTCCCAGCAGCATAACCAAAAATTCAGCTCTCCAACTGGACTCTACAGATTTGTTGAAACGCAACGGTAGTCAGCTGCGGCACCAACGGAGGAGATCTTCAATAATTTCAGAGTCACTGCCTCTACCCCTGTTGATAGAAACAAGCGATGATCTCAgctttgatgaaaaagtaCTGTTCTTCGGCCCTTCGTCCAGAAAGTCACCCGAGTTAAAGTATGATGTTCCACTACCGCTGAATGAGAAATTGCGTGAAATGTCTATTGACGAACAACTTAGACTTTTGGCGTTAAAAGAAATGTGTCTTGTTGAAATTAAAGATCAGATTCAAAATTTGAACAGTAAACTTAGTAGTCACGAGAATGAGTTGCACGATCTAAGGCAAGTTATACAACGATCATTATATCAGGAATTGAGTGGAGCAACAAGTAACAATAATGGCCAGAATGATAGTAtgaatgataatgataataataataataataataatatggataataacaacaatagtaacaaacacaataaaaataatggTGGTAATCTTGACAGAAATAACAACAGCACAACATCGATTTTGCTGAGCCGGCAAAGAACCAATAGCAACCCTAGAGATCAGGCACTTGAAAGTTTGCGTGGCCGTCGCAGAGCACTGCTCATTGGTCCGaacaaagaagatgaaataaaaaagactGGCGAAGAAGACAGCAAGTCCAAGATCTGGAGCGGATTGACCAAGTCACTTAATGTATTGAATCAGTTGGACTCGTTTGTTTCAAATGAATTTGAGCAATCACTAAAAACGAATAAAGATGGCCAAATCGCACACAGtgagcagcagcagcagcaacaaaaaaatcacCATTCGTCACATAAACCAAGAAAATCCGAAGACTCTATAACTAGTGTTGGCACAGTGTCTTCGCCTTTGCAAAGCAGATCGGCCAGATCATTGCTGGAGTACAGAGCAAGTCAGGATAGAAAATCAGATGATATGATACACACGGTTTCGTCTTCGATTTGGTCGTTTGTTAATGAAGTCAAAACAAACGTTTTAGCATCGCTTAGCGAGGAGACTGATTATGGTAAACCACCACAGTCACCGCAGTCTCCACAACCACTGCAGCCGAGACCATCTCAACAACGCCAGAGCCAACAGAACAACACTATACATACATTAGATAATGGGTCGGTTGTGAGTTTGGACAACGACAGGAATGTTGTTAAACAAGTACTGCCCAATTGTTTTGACGATCTGGAATTGTTGATTGACCTTGAAGATGATTATGAAGCCGCTGCTGGTGAAAAGCTTGACTTATCGATTTATAAGAAAATGGAATAG
- the CAP2 gene encoding F-actin-capping protein subunit beta: protein MSIDKVDASLELLRRLDPRSVSTNLNSICTILAANSNSEDEEGESAELIEELLSAVDVPLKVAHCTESGKDYLCCDYNRDGDSYRSPWSNQYFPEPEEDDSESPPPYPSKILRQLEMKANDAFDIYRDLYYEGAGISSVYFWDTAYDDDDEEEDEKQGNNAGRDQGLEDGFAGVVLFKKETSDGSGKWDSIHVLEVIPESSRRVNYKLTTSVILDLKNSNQNIASKSGKNGKGLSLSGSITRQLEQSQVIDLDSGVNLETNHLINIGTLVEKAEYNIRNALQEVYFDKLKDIMLKDLRSLDGASEREIKGSQSDIIKGLQSL, encoded by the coding sequence ATGTCGATTGATAAAGTAGATGCTTCATTAGAACTTCTTCGTCGTTTAGACCCACGCTCAGTGTCAACAAACCTCAACTCCATATGCACAATACTTGCtgcaaactcaaactctgAAGACGAGGAAGGCGAATCAGCAGAACTAATTGAAGAACTCCTTTCAGCAGTTGATGTGCCACTTAAAGTTGCACATTGTACTGAATCAGGAAAGGATTACTTGTGTTGCGACTACAATAGAGATGGAGATAGTTATCGATCACCATGGTCAAATCAATACTTTCCAGAACCAGAAGAAGATGACTCGGAATCACCTCCACCATATCCAAGTAAGATCTTGAGACAATTGGAAATGAAAGCCAACGACGCATTTGACATTTATAGAGATTTATATTACGAAGGTGCAGGAATCTCGAGTGTTTATTTCTGGGACACTGcatatgatgatgatgatgaagaagaagacgaaaaGCAAGGAAATAACGCAGGTAGAGACCAGGGACTCGAGGATGGGTTTGCCGGTGTGGTTTTGTTCAAGAAGGAAACAAGTGATGGGTCCGGCAAATGGGACTCTATTCATGTTCTTGAAGTCATTCCAGAAAGTCTGAGACGCGTTAATTATAAATTAACCACTTCGGTgattttggatttgaaaaacagTAACCAGAACATTGCATCAAAGAGCGGTAAGAATGGTAAAGGATTGAGTTTAAGTGGAAGTATAACCAGACAATTGGAGCAGTCTCAGGTGATTGACTTGGACTCTGGAGTGAATTTGGAGACTAACCACTTGATCAACATAGGTACTTTGGTGGAGAAAGCCGAGTACAATATCAGAAATGCATTGCAAGAAGTTTATTTTGACAAGTTGAAAGATATAATGTTGAAGGATTTAAGGTCACTCGATGGTGCATCTGAAAGAGAGATTAAAGGCTCTCAATCCGATATCATTAAGGGCTTACAAAGTTTGTAG
- the clc1 gene encoding Clathrin light chain (BUSCO:EOG09264XOC), protein MADKFPEIDTHTDDATATDSDFLSREKELVGDEFATDQDKVLQEESDEEINDFKEQFPEVDGSTHAGFEQSKSVSQGDGHDNEDDNDDDDDDDEFEGFESKSHNASTSGSQVKDLSQSEPIKEWKQRRDLEIEEREKVNSQKKQDILKKAQSTIDDFYENYNAKKETGSKKLQKEEEEFLKKRDGFLKNGTLWDRVYELIEGVGELNTGDKDKEDPVVSSRDKSRFNEVLKKLKGKADVPGAGGYQE, encoded by the coding sequence ATGGCTGACAAATTCCCCGAGATAgatacacacacagacGATGCTACTGCGACAGACTCCGACTTCTTATCGCGTGAAAAGGAGCTTGTAGGTGATGAATTCGCCACTGATCAGGATAAAGTTTTGCAAGAAGAAAGCGATGAAGAGATTAATGATTTCAAGGAACAATTCCCCGAGGTTGATGGATCAACTCACGCTGGTTTTGAGCAATCAAAGAGCGTGTCACAAGGTGACGGCCATGATAACGAAGACGAcaacgatgatgatgatgatgatgatgaattcGAAGGTTTTGAATCTAAATCACACAATGCCAGTACAAGTGGGTCACAAGTCAAGGATCTTTCGCAATCTGAACCTATAAAGGAATGGAAGCAACGCAGGGACTTGGAGATTGAAGAACGTGAAAAAGTTAATTcgcaaaagaaacaagataTATTGAAGAAAGCGCAACTGACCATtgatgatttctatgagaATTACAATgctaaaaaggaaacaggCTCcaaaaagttgcaaaaagaagaagaagagtttttgaaaaagagggaTGGTTTCTTGAAGAATGGAACATTATGGGATCGTGTTTATGAATTGATTGAAGGTGTAGGTGAATTGAACACCGGTGATAAGGATAAGGAGGACCCAGTAGTGAGTCTGAGGGACAAGAGCAGGTTCAATGAGGTattgaagaaattaaagGGCAAGGCCGATGTGCCAGGTGCTGGTGGATACCAGGAGTAA